A single window of Leopardus geoffroyi isolate Oge1 chromosome D4, O.geoffroyi_Oge1_pat1.0, whole genome shotgun sequence DNA harbors:
- the PRRT1B gene encoding proline rich transmembrane protein 1B: MDAGADAKGGGGPAAPQDPRGPALPQLPRRPQLLDEDGGPSEEVAVDAGSSPAPEESRAEPQAEASTAAPPEAEATGEARQGPKVAVGGVPNIGFVGEPPPYAPPDPKAVHLLYPPFPQGPVLFQPGPSPQALYPPPPAAPLYPAPAAPPLFASFPVYNSPVASMPAPPLVEHRPLPKDYMMESVLVTLFCCLLTGLIAIVYSHETRAALSRGDLAQAEEASRKARSLVLFSLLFGVFVSTSWVIYVVVALYLP; the protein is encoded by the exons ATGGACGCAG GAGCGGACGCAAAAGGGGGCGGTGGCCCCGCAGCCCCCCAGGATCCCCGCGGCCCCGCGCTGCCCCAGCTCCCACGCCGCCCGCAGCTCCTGGATGAGGACGGAGGGCCCAGCGAGGAAGTGGCCGTGGATGCGGGCAGTTCCCCGGCCCCGGAGGAGTCCCGGGCCGAGCCCCAGGCCGAGGCCTCGACGGCGGCCCCCCCCGAGGCCGAGGCCACGGGCGAGGCCAGACAGGGGCCCAAGGTGGCCGTCGGAGGGGTGCCCAACATCGGCTTCGTGGGCGAGCCCCCTCCCTACGCACCACCGGACCCCAAGGCAGTGCACCTGCTGTACCCGCCCTTCCCGCAGGGGCCCGTCCTCTTCCAGCCTGGCCCCTCGCCCCAGGCCCTGTACCCGCCGCCACCGGCCGCGCCCCTGTACCCCGCGCCCGCCGCACCACCGCTCTTTGCATCGTTCCCGGTG TACAACAGCCCCGTGGCCAGCatgcccgccccgcccctggtGGAGCACAGGCCCCTGCCCAAGGACTACATGATGGAGTCCGTGCTCGTGACCCTCTTCTGCTGCCTCCTCACGGGGCTCATCGCTATCGTCTATTCCCACGag ACGCGTGCGGCCCTGAGCAGGGGGGACCTGGCCCAGGCCGAGGAGGCTTCCCGCAAGGCCCGCTCGCTCGTGCTCTTCAGCCTgctctttggggtctttgtgTCCACCAGCTGGGTCATCTACGTGGTCGTGGCCCTGTACCTCCCCTGA